The Nitratidesulfovibrio sp. SRB-5 genomic sequence GGTCACCCCGTACGGCATAGTGGGCGTGGCCTGGGCCTATCTGCTCGCGTCGGCCCTGTTCCGCGCGGGAATCGTGCCGTGGCTGGTCTTTACCCATGCGGGCATGTCGTTGATCGTCTACCTGCGGCTGCTGGCAGAGTTGGGCGTCACCCATGTCCTGCCGCAGGTGCTGTGTTTCCTGCTCATCCGCGACGCATTCGGGCCGGGGTACTGGCAACTGCTGCTCTGCTGCTGCGCCCAGGCGGGCGTTGCGGTGGGCATGCAGGCGGCGCTGCTGCGCTGGGGCGGCAAGAGCCCGCTGTTCGCGACGGCACAGGGGAGGGCGGCATGATCAAGGGGCGCGACTTCATCGTCTTTTCCGACGACTGGGGGAGGCATCCCTTCAGTTGCCAGCATGTCATGCGCCATTTTCTGCCCGACAACCGCATCCTGTGGGTCAATACGATAGGCATGCGCCTGCCCCGCCTGTGCATCTACGACGTGAAGCGGGCCTTCGAGAAGGTACGCTCCTGGGCCGATCCCGCACCCTCGGTGGAGTTGCCGCAGGGGCTGCGCGTCATCTCGCCGTTAATGGTCCCCCTGTCCCCGCTGGCGTCGGTGCGGGCCTTCAACCGGCGTAGCGTGCTGGGCGCGGTGGCGCGGGCATCGCGCGATCTCGGTCTGCGCGATCCCGTCCTGCTGGCCACCGTGCCCAACGCGGCGGACTACGCGGGCCTGTGTGGCGAGTCGCTGGTTGTCTACTATTGCGTGGACGAGTTCAGCGTGTGGCCGGGCATGAACCTGCCGGAGATGGTGCGCGAACTGGAAGCCGATCTGCTGCGCAAGGCCGACCTCGTCATGGCGGTTTCGGATGAACTGGTCGCCCGCAAATCCAACGGGCGCAGCCCCACGCGCCTTTTGACCCACGGCGTGGATTTCGGGCACTTCAGCGCGGCCGCCGGTCCGGTTTCCGTGGCGGACCTGCCCGAAGCCCTGCGTTGGCTGGAGGGGCCTGTCATCGGCTTCTACGGGCTCATCGACAGCCATCTGGACATCGACCTGCTTGTCGATCTGCTTGCGGCCCGTCCGCACTGGAACGTGGTGCTCATCGGCACCCGGCGCATCCCGCTGGACGCCCTGGAGCGGTTCCCCAATTTTCTCTGGTTGCCGGCAGTGCCATACGGCGAACTGCCCGGATATGCCGCCCGCTTCGACGTGGCCGTGATTCCGTATGTGGTGAACGAGCACACCTGCACGGCGAACCCCTTGAAACTGCGCGAGTACCTGGCCACCGGAAAGCCGGTGGTGGCAACACCCATGACGGAGGTGCTGCGCTTTGAAGGCGTGGTGCGCATTGCAACTTCCGGCGACGCCTTCGTGGCCGCCATCGAGGACGAGTTGCACAGCCCCGCCCCG encodes the following:
- a CDS encoding glycosyltransferase, with the protein product MIKGRDFIVFSDDWGRHPFSCQHVMRHFLPDNRILWVNTIGMRLPRLCIYDVKRAFEKVRSWADPAPSVELPQGLRVISPLMVPLSPLASVRAFNRRSVLGAVARASRDLGLRDPVLLATVPNAADYAGLCGESLVVYYCVDEFSVWPGMNLPEMVRELEADLLRKADLVMAVSDELVARKSNGRSPTRLLTHGVDFGHFSAAAGPVSVADLPEALRWLEGPVIGFYGLIDSHLDIDLLVDLLAARPHWNVVLIGTRRIPLDALERFPNFLWLPAVPYGELPGYAARFDVAVIPYVVNEHTCTANPLKLREYLATGKPVVATPMTEVLRFEGVVRIATSGDAFVAAIEDELHSPAPVGPRWKVLEGETWKDKAELVSCWIEEALAAGGAPRPLEGTA